In a single window of the Pocillopora verrucosa isolate sample1 chromosome 4, ASM3666991v2, whole genome shotgun sequence genome:
- the LOC136280386 gene encoding uncharacterized protein: MSSDAIDDIITKAETKKTKESTKWALRVFEAWCTEKRLSKNLHEMSKKELDKNLRYFYAEARTRGGALYSRSSLLGLRNAIERYLNNPPFNRGISITKGTEFQSSNKLLQSMIKLNKRENNENTKHKPPIPAADLQKLKSSNTIRGDEATKNHPGGIEDISSVEKEARMYSTSEDPLFDGLNCLKNYIQKLNPNCEAFFQYPKRAVKPEDDVWCENKPLGVNKLDGMMKEISKLASLSRIYTNHSVRATAITLWSDAQVPSRHIMAISGHRSEASLKSYNTRPSSEQLRACSDILSGAMSGGPRQPNSPNAVTSSGNPLATVNSTVVHSQNNTAQQFVKYQPQALSSLFSNCQVNNIQVFMGHDSAGFH, encoded by the exons ATGTCAAGTGATGCAATTGATGACATAATAACAAAggcagaaacaaagaaaaccaaagaatcCACTAAATGGGCACTCCGAGTTTTTGAAG CTTGGTGTACTGAAAAAAGGCTTTCGAAGAACCTCCACGAAATGAGCAAGAAAGAGCTTGACAAAAATCTCCGCTACTTTTACGCAGAAGCAAGAACAAGAGGTGGTGCATTATATTCAAGATCGTCCCTCCTTGGATTGCGAAATGCGATCGAAAGATATCTCAACAACCCACCATTTAATAGAGGAATTTCAATCACCAAAGGGACCGAATTCCAATCATCAAACAAACTCCTGCAGAGTATGATAAAGTTAAACAAACGCGAGAAcaatgaaaacacaaaacacaaaccTCCCATCCCAGCAGCAGACCTTCAAAAGTTGAAGTCGTCTAATACAATCCGGGGAGACGAGGCTACTAAGAACCATCCAGGAGGGATTGAAGACATCTCTAGTGTAGAAAAGGAGGCCAGGATGTATTCAACATCGGAGGATCCACTTTTTGATGGCCTTAACTGCCTCAAGAACTATATCCAGAAGTTAAATCCTAACTGCGAAGCATTCTTTCAGTACCCAAAACGAGCCGTGAAACCTGAAGATGACGTTTGGTGTGAAAACAAACCGCTGGGGGTAAACAAACTTGACGGAATGatgaaagaaatttccaaactGGCGTCTCTTTCAAGAATCTACACAAATCATAGTGTCAGGGCAACTGCAATCACGCTGTGGTCCGACGCGCAAGTTCCATCACGGCACATAATGGCGATCTCTGGTCATCGCAGTGAGGCAAGCCTCAAGAGTTACAACACTCGCCCATCGAGTGAACAGCTAAGGGCTTGTTCAGATATCCTCTCTGGTGCAATGAGTGGTGGACCACGACAGCCCAATTCCCCTAATGCAGTCACCAGTTCAGGAAATCCTCTCGCTACTGTAAATTCGACCGTTGTTCATTCACAGAACAACACAGCGCAGCAGTTTGTCAAGTATCAGCCACAAGCTTTaagcagtttgttttcaaattgtcaagTTAATAACATCCAGGTTTTCATGGGCCAcgattcggccggatttcattGA